A window of the Nyctibius grandis isolate bNycGra1 chromosome 34 unlocalized genomic scaffold, bNycGra1.pri SUPER_34_unloc_1, whole genome shotgun sequence genome harbors these coding sequences:
- the LOC137677005 gene encoding olfactory receptor 14A16-like, with the protein MSNSSSITQFLLLAFADTRELQFLHFWLFLGIYLAALLGNGLIVTAVACDHRLHTPMYFFLLNLSLLDLGSISTILPKSMANSFWDSRAISYAGCAVQLFLFAALIVAEYCLLTVMAYDRYVAICKPLHYGTLLGSRACVHMAAAAWSTGFLYALLHTANTFSLPLCQGNAVNQFFCEIPHILKLSCSDAYLREAGLIVVSGCLALMCFFFIVLSYVQIFRAVLRIPSEQGQHKTFSTCLPHLAVVSLVISTGMFAYLKPPSLSSSSLDLVVTVLYSVIPPAVNPLIYSLRNQELKDALKTLIQSVVFQQPHLLPTSLHK; encoded by the coding sequence atgtccaacagcagctccatcacccagtTCCTTCTCCTGGCATTTGCAGACACACGGGAGCTGCAGttcttgcacttctggctcttcctgggcatctacctggctgccctcctgggcaaTGGCCTCATCGTCACTGCTGTAGCCTGCGACCACcgcctccacacccccatgtacttcttcctcctcaacctctccctccTAGACCTGGGCTCCATCTCCACCATTCTCCCCAAATCCATGGCCAATTCCTTCTGGGACAGCAGGGCCATCTCCTATGCAGGGTGTGCTGTCCAACTCTTTCTGTTTGCCGCCTTGATAGTGGCAGAGTATTGTCTTCTGACGGTCATGGCCTATGACCGCTacgttgccatctgcaaacccctgcactacgggaccctcctgggcagcagagcttgtgtccacatggcagcagctgcctggagcaCAGGTTTCCTTtatgctctgctgcacacagccaatacattttcactaccccTCTGCCAAGGTAATGCTGTGaatcagttcttctgtgaaatcccccacatcctcaagctctcctgctcagatGCCTACCTCAGGGAAGCTGGACTTATTGTGGTTAGTGGCTGCTTagctttaatgtgtttttttttcattgtgctgtcctacgtgcagatcttcagggccgtgctgaggatcccctctgagcagggacagcacaaaaccttttccacgtgcctccctcACTTGGCCGTGGTCTCCCTGGTTATCAGCACGGGCATGTTTGCTTACTTGaagcctccctccctctcttcttcATCCCTGGATCTGGTGGTCACAGTTCTGTACTCAGTGAttcctccagcagtgaaccccctTATCTACAGCTTGAGGAATCAGGAACTCAAGGACGCACTGAAGACGCTGATTCAGTCAGTAGTCTTTCAGCAGCCACATCTGCTGCCAACTTCTCTTCACAAGTGA